tCTGTTCTTAGCTCTTACGGTGTTGTACAGTCTTTAAGGACGGCAAATGCAACAATAAAGGCACAAAGGAGGACAGTGCAACATCAGTGCATGAGTTTAATCCTTTTATTTCTCCAACCGGGCTGTTACAGTAAGAGCTTCTCACATTTGTCATCCCATAATAAACACATGTTGatgcacactggagagagaccattcacatgTACCCAGTGTGGTAAGAGTTTCAGACAATCATCACACCTTACTAAACACAtgttgatccacactggagagaaaccgttcccATGTACCCAGTGTGGTAAGAGTTTCAGACAATCGTCGTCCCTTAATAAGCACAtgttgatccacactggagagaaacctttcacatgtactcagtgtggtaaGAGTTTCACACAGTCGTCAAACCtttatcaacacatgatgatccacactggagagaaaccattatCATGtacccagtgtgggaagagtttttcacaatcatcatcccttaatcaacacatgttgacccacactggagagagaccattcacatgtacccagtgtggtaagagtttcactcagtcatcatcccttaatctacacatgaagatccacactggagagaagccacacacatgtactcagtgtggaaagagttttacaatCTCCTCGTTCCTTAATCAACACAtgttgatccacactggagagagaccacaCAAATGTGATCAATGCGGCAAAACGTTCGCGACTGGTTCATTTCTTAAGCTTCATCTCAGAGTTCATACAACGGAGAAACCGTATTCGTGTTCTGTGTGTGGAAGGAGTTTCACATGGCGGACAAATTTAAATcgacatcagaagatccacactggtgtgcgAGAGCATTACTGCTTTGAGTGTGGGAAGACTTTTGTTACAACTGGTGATTTGGAACGGCACcaaaggattcacactggagagaaaccgtacacgtgttcacactgcgacaagagattcagacAGTTAGGATCTCTGAAAAGACAtgagaagatccacactggagagaaaccctaaaagcagggctcgaaatgaacctttttgcttggcAGCACTGGTGCTTCTGGCTTCAAAACTTGTAGGAGCACCAGCCACAATTTAGGCGCAACCATCAAATATTCTGAGCGGCATTACTAGTTAAGCTTTTATATTAAtagatttattacatttaaaatcaacactaatcaaaactAACAACCAAAAGAATCTGCATGTGCCCATCTGCCCTGTACACACTGCATTACATGAATGACATGAGCTGGGTTAATgaatataactgtgctgttctcacaggtggtgtctgatattgaaCAGATGATATTGACATGTAACGTATTATTTGCAttcgtcatcttaatagcaataacagtctgttatgagctgcaatattagtcttctcttatgccgagttcagactggaTAATTTTAGCACTGATTTTGACtgattttgagaaatcgcagacaaataagtgaaatcacagacaaatcggCGCTAGTGCACataagtgacaatcacacagtgtgaactatcaaagacacgatctgagtgagtcgccgatgcctgcgagatatttgccattttaacatctcaattggattcaggtcggggctttgactaggccactccaaattCTTCATTTTGTctttcttcagccattcagaagtggacttgctggTTGTGCTTTGGATCGTTGTTCTGCTGCAGAACTCGTGTTtgcttcagcttgaggtcactTAAAGATGGCCGGACATTCTCCTTCAGGATATTTTGGTGCACAGCGGAATTCGTGGTTTCATTTATTGCAAATCTTCCACCTTCCAAAATCTCGTCAATCTACAGAGTATTTCAAAAAAATCTTGGGGATCATCAAGATGTTTTCTGGCagacactttttcacacagggctatgtagttttggattttgttttgctttgataaTAAAAGCCTTCATTTAAAATCTGcgtgatgtgtttacttgtgttatctttgactcatatttacattaattacatgatctgaaactttaaaatatgacaaaaggcaaaaaaacataacaataatTCAGTGAGGGGGAAACACTTTTTCAGGCCACTATACTGTATAAACACAGATTTTGCTGACTAGTTGActagttacattacattacattacaaaatgcCTTTGTTTACTCGTTCACTGTAAACAATATATTGATTTACAAGTAAGGCACAGAAagtagctgtgtcccaaatggcacactatacactatgtacttatgcacttacacactcaacaggatagtatatgtatgtagtgtcgtcccaaatgacgcactaatgtttttttactaaacggaaattcaaaccgtttccctgatgacgtttgacagttgccaaatcagtgaaataaatgaccgaattatcaaataatacctatcgtgagtattgccgcattcaccatcgggaggcaatATAATCACTctagtaggagaattttgctctctccatccaaaataaataaagttattcgacatgtgcgtccgatagctccgccccttccgctacgtaagcaaacctgcggtcgttgagtgcgtgaagtgtccatcattacacacttcattttagcgactgaatgagtgcatcatccgggtaattaaagtgcacttattattttaagagttttcagtgtgaacacactacttacactgtttatactacaaaatggcgtagaattgtgcataagtatgcgatttgggacgcagctcgtGAGGGCTTTATCATGAATATTGATGCCGTTCTCACTCTTGACAAAGACCGGCCTCTAGTGGGTCatcagtgtgtctgtgtgaatgaagAGACCCAGAACATGAGCTTCTGTGTTTGTCTTTATTTACAGTTTCATTTAAGtccacaatataaataataattgtcaTAGGCTCACAGTGATCTGAACATTTACATTACTCTGTGCTAAGTTTCTTCAGATTTGAGCCCCCGCCTTGTTTCCTCCTCAagagaaattattattgtttacttcTAATAGTAATAAGATAATTGATGTATATTCTGATGTTCAGTTTGTGGACAGCTTTCcctattaaacaattaaaaactaaatatcagGTCAGGAAATGCTTTTGATGTGAATGTTCTGCACACATTTAATTAGGAGGGAAAAAGAAGAAGCCTACGAAGCCTTCTCTACTCTACAGATCATTAAGAAGAAGATCATTGTAAGCTTTAGGAAATGTATTAATCTTGATGTTATTAATGTTTAAGAgattcattaattaataaaatttgagtcagaaaaaatattaaatttagctATTGTCTTTAACTTTGTATATAGAAAATGTATAgtgtaaaactatatatataaattatatggtCGAGAGAATGATCACTACCAGAAACGTACAGTGATATATCTCTCATAGATACAAATACAAGTCTAtgcaacattattattttatgtggGCTACTTTGagataattctttttttattgggTTAAGAAACCCACATTAGTCCcatcaaagaaaataacaaaagaCAAATATCATCAGACACACGAGTCTTTACTGTTCTCCAAAACTTTGTCGCATTCTCCAGAAGCAGAACTGAGGAAAACAGAATATTTTGATCTGAGTCACAAAACAAAACTGCATCAGGTCTATTCATCATGTTATAAAGCAGCATGGACTTTAttataatgctgggttcacaccaaacatgCTTCATACAGTGAACAGACCTACCATTAAACATGATAAACCTTCACTATTAAACCAGAAACATTCATTATAAGCCACTTTCAGACCACACAACCTCACTATTCTCTAAGCAACAAACAGCAGCCAATCAGCATTCGCCGAACCACAAACAGCAGCAAATCAGCTTCCGCTGAGCCACACGCTAATATCCCGCCTCGGCGCTCAGTGTATGAAGTGGATGGAGTATGAGTCGGATCGCTGATAAATGCTAAACTTTGCCGTTTGCTGTATAATTATTCTTCTGTTACGGGTGTTGTGCGTCTTTTCAAAGTAAGTGTATTATATCTGCCTTCTGTAGCGTTCACGAGTGTGATATGTTTCACTTTGCTGCCGAATATCTCTTCAGGAATTAGGAAAACATCTTACCTTTATTTACAGTTGCTAATGCTATCTGTGTAACTTGGCTTCCATTCATTTGTGTTTCTAGTGTAATTTACTGGTTGTTTCTGAAATATGTTTAGCACAGATATAATATCTGTCAGATAATGTACTcttatattcaataataatgttTCTCACTTTAGGTTGTGTTCAGTTTTTGACTGGCTTTTGTCCGCTAAAACAGCTTTATTTTGATTTCAGACCTTAAAATAATGATTGTGTGAACACATTTAAGATGATAACCTTCTCATTTAAACACCTCATTTACTGACTGGAggtatttttaatgaaaataagacaatatttgTTTCTTCTGCACTCAGTGTAGAGATTGATTGAGAATCTGTGTATTATAAGTGTATTATATCTCACTTTTATAACATTCGCGAGtgtgatttgtttaattttgctgTCGACTAACGTTATCTCGTTCGAGTTTGGTTCTGTTTTGGTTTGATCTTCATCaaatgcatacctgtcaacatcggGATGTGAAAATTAAAGATATGCCCAACATTAGGGACCCACTCCCCtcctccttttaaaaaaatccCTAAATTTCTAAATATGCCCATCtagagctgtttcattgtaaataaacagttaaatggttagtaatatgtttaatattatgtacaaataaaaaaacaaatatatacattagcagcaaatacatgagcaaacagttcagcttattaaaattaatagctgttttaatgaaatagaatcaagctattaAATTTTATTAGCCGTTTCTTCCCTGTATAACGTAcatattctgattaaagagcaacaaatgaatcccttatttatttagaattttacgtttgatttgattaaataacaggtgtcactttaaaaatgcacacatataagAATATAAAAAAGGCATTATTATTACAACATATTGGAGTTAACTTGAACACTTGTATTGGTAAGCTTAAGTGAGCTCACAATGAATGCCTTTGAGGCAGAAAACTGCTTACCAATACAAATGTTCAAGTTAACTCCAATATGTTGTTTGCATGCACTTTTCAACTGCAACGAACAGTACTTGATTTGTGAGTTAAATGGAGATTATTGTGACTATACAACACATTAATGATGCCATTATGAGCAATGTATGTTTATTATAACAGCGCCATCATGTTGATTTCTGTTGTGTTACACACTTTATATCATTTAAATGTCACATCTGTTTGAAATGTACATGATTAGTTTCAGTAATTATCAATGTGTGGTAATTTTGTATTTTCTGCATTTATaggaaaccacacacacaaacacacccatcaGCACACCAATTATAAATGTTTGGAAGTTCTACATCCATCAACCAgattaaagtttgttttttgaGAACTGGACTGTTGCACCTCTTTTTAATGGAAGAGCATGGCTGGAAAGCAGGAGCTAGTGTAACGACCACAGTAATAATCGCAAATagtctgtttaaacacacccaaaacccaaacattgaaaaaaaaaacgaccaagattgacatctttagatattatcattattaattatgtgtatatgtatgtttaaacacgcacccaaagcCCAAACATTCGCTCCGCTTCACATCGCCTCCTAAAATCGTGTACGTGCGCACCACGACACGACAGCAGACAACTCACTAGTTCACGTCACTCTCCAGTTAGAAATGTAGTTAGTGTTTGGCTGGAGACATGCAGGAATTACACACAAAACTAAGctatacttacatgctatttcagaacaaatattcagagtagcatggtgaaCAACATAGGGAGGCTGTCATTGTTTGACCAAATGTGAATTATAAAAGCAATTTCAGCTCAGtgaagcaggctaggcggaatagcactACTTACTGATGTTCTGTTGTTGAACTAAATGTAAATCCACATTATCGAGGGCCCTTATGAAAccgaaaatagtcacatcaatcttccatcggaagattttagtggctgaacaacacttctgtgcatataacccatttgtaataACACAATCTACGACAGCTTTGGGGGACTTTAAGAGTTTTAAATCAGAACGTTAGCTGTCTAACAgcaatacttcagccatggttcctccagcgtgcaaaactaactccaatattgattcaggattttaaaaagtttcagttcagcatttgattttaccgCGTCTGTGACCGTCTCGTATGCAGGTGAACGCGCGGTGCGCATGCAAGCGTGCACTCGCGAATACAGATATGCGTAAACGGAGATGCGCAGAAgcccaaatctacatttgttgacagtttgagctacttatcgaagttatgggagatgtcggcctgacgatatttaattggatgaacattttttagtcttatgccttatgCAGAATATAAAAACGAATATATAAAAGGTTTTACCTTTACTCAGTTGCTAATGTTATATGTGTAGCTTTATTAATTTGTGTTGCTAGTGTAATTTACTGGTTGTTTCAGAAATATGCTTTGCACAGATATAATATCTGACAGCTAACGTGctgtaatgtttgtttgtttacctaacgtttgcatttttttttttctcttcacattttgctcatatttgaatgtgttttgtctgctaaaacaactttattttgtttgatttcagAAGAACGAGATTAGAAGCGAAGATGATGAACTAGTTAAGGTTGGAAATACCTtgctaagttttttttaatgaaaagaagaGATAATATTGTTTTTCGACAGCACTCGATTGGGATGCAAAGCAGCCATAAGATTCACAAGATGGTCcgcactggagagaaaccattcacatgcacccagtgtgggaagagtttcacacgatcatcacaccttaatataCACATGTtggtccacactggagagaagccattcacatgcacccagtgtggtaagagtttcagacatacatcaaaccttaataaacacatgatgatccacactggagagagaccattcACTTGCACCCAGTGTGGTAAGAGTTTCACACGATCAtcaaaccttaatgaacacatgttgatccacactggaaagaaaccgttcacatgcacccagtgtgggaGGGACTTCAGACAAGCagcacaccttaatcaacacatgttgatccacaccggagagaagccacACAGATGTGATCATTGTGGTCAAACATTTGCACGAAGTTCATTTCTGAACCGTCATGTAAGAGTTCACACAAATGAGAAGCAGTCCTCATGTTctgtgtgtggaaagagttttacacgGCAGTCGAGTTTAAGAaaacatcagaagatccacactggtgtgagagagcaTGTCTGCTTTGAGTGTGGGAAGACTTTCATCACAGCTGATGAGTTGAGGCGACACcaaaggattcacactggagagaaaccgtacacgtgttcacactgcgacaagagattcagtcagAGTGGAAGCCTGAAAGCACATGAGAGGACTCACTCAGTAATCTGCTAGCCTGACTTGTATGTTTTGTTTCTTTAATCATTCCTCATGATAACCAGTTGATTTCTAAAGAGTCTTTAAATAGTCTTTAAAAAGGGCTTCGCATCAGGCAGTGTGCTTCTCCACAAAGTCCTCCTGTAGCTTTAAAGGGCTCCTATCAGGCCAAATCAACTTTCaggagctgtttggacagaactggaGTGATTTAAAGctcttgcacttctgtgatgcaccATTAATGTGGAAAGGATTTTGGAGCACAACGTGCTGCTTTTTTTGCCAGGAGCACCATGCATATTCCAACAAGACactgcaaaaccacattctgcacacattacaaagtcctggctgagGAGGGAGAGGATACAGGTACtcgactggcctgcctgcagtcctgacctgcctccaatagagaatgtgtgccGCATTTTGAAGAGCAGATCCCAACAACAAAGACCTCGCATTGTTACTcactttaagacttgtttgcaggtaGAATGGGACAAAACTACACCTGAAACTCttcatcacttgctgtcttcagtccctaatcgtcttttaagtgttgtgaaaaggaatggccaCATTACAAAGTGGTATGATGCATTTCATTCATTGATGTCCACTCCAGGATTGAGTAACACAAGTTTCTTCAGATTTAAGCCTGCCTTGTTTCTTCCTCAAtagaaatttttattattaattactactaATAGTAAGGAAATAAGTgatgtacagggtgggccattaaATGGATACACcgtaataaaatgggaatggtcggtgatattaatgtcctgtttgtggcacattagtatatgtgaaggaggcttgtaaataactcacaAAAGAAAAAAGTTATGTTGAaaccaggcctggattggctaatcaggaggaccgggagaattcccggtgggccgttccgtttttttggccgcgagggccggtgtccctagctccagaatctgttgctctcagcagtcacactttataaattaattaattaatttacttgaccacagtcttcttattcattattttaccgcagctctgctctttttatctattttctcgtagcctcgtgagcatcatgcagcctgcaggttgatgatataactcagatgagtcactgttgtggtccagtggttagcacgttaggttacgacgtcgccgacccgggtttgatcctcgtcgagtaatttatttttttcatttttattgttaagacatataatactcttagggttgttgaacatttgaagttctaaagcagctgctttctcaaaaaaacaa
This portion of the Danio rerio strain Tuebingen ecotype United States chromosome 3, GRCz12tu, whole genome shotgun sequence genome encodes:
- the zgc:113265 gene encoding uncharacterized protein zgc:113265 isoform X3, with protein sequence MHPVCSYGVVQSLRTANATIKAQRRTVQHQCMSLILLFLQPGCYSKSFSHLSSHNKHMLMHTGERPFTCTQCGKSFRQSSHLTKHMLIHTGEKPFPCTQCGKSFRQSSSLNKHMLIHTGEKPFTCTQCGKSFTQSSNLYQHMMIHTGEKPLSCTQCGKSFSQSSSLNQHMLTHTGERPFTCTQCGKSFTQSSSLNLHMKIHTGEKPHTCTQCGKSFTISSFLNQHMLIHTGERPHKCDQCGKTFATGSFLKLHLRVHTTEKPYSCSVCGRSFTWRTNLNRHQKIHTGVREHYCFECGKTFVTTGDLERHQRIHTGEKPYTCSHCDKRFRQLGSLKRHEKIHTGEKPYTCTQCGKSFTRSSHLNIHMLVHTGEKPFTCTQCGKSFRHTSNLNKHMMIHTGERPFTCTQCGKSFTRSSNLNEHMLIHTGKKPFTCTQCGRDFRQAAHLNQHMLIHTGEKPHRCDHCGQTFARSSFLNRHVRVHTNEKQSSCSVCGKSFTRQSSLRKHQKIHTGVREHVCFECGKTFITADELRRHQRIHTGEKPYTCSHCDKRFSQSGSLKAHERTHSVIC